AAACCGTTCGGTCCGAGGAAAAAAAGATATTGCATGGTCTTATGTGATTCAGTCAAACAATTCAAGAGGAAAACTGGTTTTAGAATGTgaattttgtcacaaaaaaaaaactaggagGAGGTATTAATAGGATAAAACATCATCTTGCTGGTATGAAAGGGGATACTGATGCATGTACGAAGGTTCTGGCAGATGTGCGATTTAAGTTTATGCAAACACTGAAAGAAATTGAGAGCAATAagagaaaaaatattcatttagatgattctaacttagtttatttttattattgacAATCTATTACAATTATTACAATTTTGATGTTTTAGTTTTCTGGAATTAAATTTTGAGAGTATTATTCATATTAgattttctaatatttatttttaatagttatatataattatatattaattttaatgaatttattgATTCATGGTTCGTCTGCAGTCGAACCGGTGATCCGGTGAACCAGGAAGTACTCAGTATCCTggtggggtttcaaaacactgagagaaaagaaaactcaTTTCAGAGTTCCACATATGACAAAAATACGAGCAACAAGAGAAGAACACGTAGAAACGTGATATGCTCGCCAAATTAATCAAATATTCCGAATATTTCGCTAGCTGTTTCCTATCGAATAAATTTCAATGAAAAGACAATTAGCGACAACAATACAATAATGATTGAAAGGCACCAATCCAATTTTCACTTTTTGCATTCGAACATATCTTATATATAACTAGAACTAAATGTTCTTTTAACGATCAACTAGAACCTACAGCTTGGAGCTCATTCTTTTATCAAATGGAGTCGGGTAACACGCTCAAAACCACAAAGCTTATTGTATTCTTTATAGTTTCACGTTATCTTGCGAGAATATTGGGTTCAaaagctatatatatttttggttaataCTCGACGTAGGAAAAGCGCAGTTATCAGTCATCAATGCATGGAAGGaacaaaagataacaaaggTGACGAACAAGTAAGAAACAACTACACAAAGATCCTTGAGATTTTTCAATCGCAGTTTCCATGCGACTGCTGTGACACTTGTCTAATTTGCAGGACTGAGAAGAAGCTCCTAGAGATTTCAGCATGGGAAAAAAAGCAAACAACCAAGATCGAATCTCAACTCGCTAATACCCAGgtgattccaacaaaaagaccTCTCCATTTTTAATGCTTTAATACTGTTCTATTGCTAATGGACAAAAAAGGGTTGTTTTGTTTTGCGCAGCGGAAGATGGACAGTAAGAAAAAGGAGAAAGCAGAGAAACTGAGGAGCAAGAAAGCAGCAGTTCATGCAAAAGCACAAGAGAAGAAGGCATGGGTTCAAATCCGACGCACTCAAGAGATCCTCGATGCAGAAGACGAAGCTGCTACGTTTCAAGCCACGGGACAGATTCCCAACAAGTCATCTTGCAGCTGCTTCTGATATCATCAGCAGTAACCTGAGTTGCAGACTATCACCTATAACTATCACCTATAATTGTATCGTTTTACGTGTGTTTTCATATTTGCTTGTGTTGGTCATGGAACAAATCATTGTTCAACTATCATGCTACTGACAACACCAAACATGCTAGAAACCAAAATCTTAAGGTCTCGAAGACTTTATTATTGAAGTTGGAAAAGCTGCATGCAAACAAGGCGTAAAAGAACCAAGAAAACACCCGCTTCTTGAAGACGCATCACAACACTGACCAGTCTACGACAATGATAGGAAAACATAGTACCAAAGGACTTGTTTAAAAAAACAGCTAGATAAAATACTCCCACTTCCACTACTACCCGGCATTTCGCACCTGCCAGGCCTTGTCTTTATGTAGTTGATTATTTGGAAAGAAGGGAAAACCAAAGAAAGACGCTAAGAAAACATTTTGAAGGTAAGAGGATGAATATGAAGACTTTTTCGGTTCTGGCTGTCCTGCACGCCTAGATAAGCCACACATTGCATCAACCAACCTGAAACATCACAACAAatccaaataatattttaggGATCTCTCTTATATCAGGAGCAAACctaattcaaaagaaaatttctaGGACGAGAATAATGAGTTGGCCTCTCTCTATATGCATTAAACATACGAATGATGTAACGTGGTTATAGATGCGATAATTGTTGTCCATCCTAGATCTTTCCAACAACACTATGTATTGTATTATAGTAAAAGACATTATCCTAGAGAATCTTGAGTTAAGATGACGTAAACGACTCCAAAAGTAGGAATAATTTAAGTCTGCCAAGAAGTTGATATTACTTACCACTTATTACTGATAGACCTAACAGAAGACACCAAGGCGGACAACCTTATTGGCAATAAATTGCCTGATCGATGTGTGGAGGAATTTGCTTGATCTCCGTTCCAAGCTCTTGCTCAATCCGGTAGCTACAAATATGTATGACTAAGGTTAAACAATGTCGTAGCCAACATGAGCAAAACCCAGTTAAGAGAGAAAGACTTACAGGTTAAAGCGGTCCTCATAGGTGataagattcacagctaaaccAAGATGGCCAAACCTTCCTGATCGACCAACCTGAACAGCAACCGGGTATCATAATCAGATGATCATCAATCAATATGTAGAAACCTAGTACAATGTAGATAGACATCTGAGCTTACCCTGTGAAGATACGTTTCTGCATTCTTTGGGAAATCAAAGTTTATCACCACATTGACTGCTTGAATGTCAATCCCACGTGTGAACAGGTCTGTAGCAACAATCattaaatcattaattatttatctgaAGAGCTTCGCTAATTTCATTCAAGTCAAAATAACAAAACCAGTGTCACTTGGTCCCCTAAGGCCTTGGCTAAAGCCAATATTGAATTCTAGGAACTAGATAAGAGAGCATTTTATTCAACGTGCTCTtgcaataacaaaataataGCATTTAGGCATACCAGTACACACAAGATTCCGGCATGCACCATTGCGGAAGTCATGGAACACTCTGTTTCGGTGGTCTTGAAGCATCTTTGCATGTATGTAAAAGCAAGAATACCCAAGCTCCGTAATTTTCTTAGCTAAGAGCTCCACACGGTTCACGGAGTTGCAGAATATGATCGATTGGTTAATTTGCAGCTGCAGAAGAAGTTGAGAGTGAATGCCagcaaaaaagaaaaggaaacaaaacaatcaataCTTGAGTTCAGATCTAACCTTGGAGAATAGTGTATTCAGGCAATGAATCTTCTGTCGTTCTTCAACAAAAGCATAGAATTGGGTAATACCCTTGAGCGTAAGTTCATCCATGAGATTAATGATGTAAGGATTCGTCAAAAATCGATCCTTAAAATACTTGACAGTGACAGGAAACGTGGCTGAGAACATCAAAATCTGGCGATTTTGGGGAAGAAAGCTGATCAAATGTTCCACCGAAGGTTGGAACTCTTGAGATAAAAGCTTATCAGCCTGAAGAAAACATCCAAATTAGATTAGGGGAAACCATCATAGTATTGCTATAGCTTGcaaagattgaaaaaaaaaaaatactagacAGAGAAGAACAAGTAAGCATCCACCATTTACCTCATCCATAGCGAGCACAGAACAATCTTTCAAAACACAAACCCCCTTCTTGGTGAGATCCAAAACTCTTCCAGGAGTTCCTACGAGTAAATGGACAGGCTGATACAAACGCATGATATCATCTTTCAGACTGGTGCCTCCAGTTGTCACCATGACTTGAATCTTCAAATGCTTCCCCAGCTCCTTACACACCTGTGATGTCTGAAGGGCTAACTCTCGAGTTGGAACAATGATCACAGCTGTAAAGAAAAGACAGGCAGCAGCGAATTAGAAAGAAAACAGTTGATCAATTGCtgataaatactaaaatttcaAACTCATACATACATCGCATCCAACCACATGAAAGAATCAAATGATAGTTACCTTGAATAACGTTGTTATCTTGGTCAATTTTTTCCAAGACAGGGATACAAAAGGCGGCAGTCTTGCCAGTGCCGTTCTTAGCTCGGGCAAGGATATCTCTACCAGTCAAGGCGATAGGAATACTCTCTTCCTGAATAGGAGAAGGTCTTTCAAAACCCTTCTCGTAGATTCCCATTAGAAGCTCTCGTTTCAGAAAATAGTCTTCAAACTCGTTTCCCTTAGTGGCTGTCACATCCTAAAAATGATATAACAAgtgcaaagaaaaaaatcaaaccgaGTAACTATCAAGAAGTTTTGGATagacaaagaaaagaagagttttTTTTAAGCCAAGGTAGAAAAAAATCATGAACAAAAATGGGTTTATGTAATAAGCAATTAAATAAGCAAAACATATTTCTGCAGAAGACCAGAGCATCTGAGACAGCTAAAACAATCAGTCTATATAGACTATATATAATATAGGCTTCCTTTAGGTGCAAGGAAAAggcaaaaaacaaaagagaaatccTAAACGATTTATTTTCTTCGAGACAATGAAGGTTACCTCAGTTCTGTAGCGAGTATCAGGCGCAGGTAGTTTTAGCCTCGCTTTCCAGTCTTCCGAACTAAAAGagcaaagaataaaaaaaaaaagaggattaAAAGCTTGATAAGCACAAAAATGAAACCAATACTACACAGCTCAGTGACACTGTGAGAAGTAGACAGAGAGATAAAAATTGACATAAAGAAAGAAGTAGTAACTTTGTGTCGGAGAGAACAGTTTTTTCAACTTCAACGACTGCGTCTCCTCCTCCGTTAGTGTTACCGCTAGAGATCTGGGGTCTAGGAAGCCATTGCTGCTGCTGTTGGTATTGACGAGGCTGAGACGTGGCTTGCTGAAACTGCTGCTGTTGGTGGGAGTAACCGCCTCGCTGAACGTACTGCGGCTGCTGATAGCCCGGCCGGGACTGGaagttagggttagggttaatGGCACCACGGCCAGCGCCAATCCCCCTTCC
The window above is part of the Brassica napus cultivar Da-Ae chromosome C3, Da-Ae, whole genome shotgun sequence genome. Proteins encoded here:
- the LOC106388716 gene encoding uncharacterized protein At3g61260-like, which translates into the protein MESGKAQLSVINAWKEQKITKVTNKTEKKLLEISAWEKKQTTKIESQLANTQRKMDSKKKEKAEKLRSKKAAVHAKAQEKKAWVQIRRTQEILDAEDEAATFQATGQIPNKSSCSCF
- the LOC106388713 gene encoding DEAD-box ATP-dependent RNA helicase 8, which codes for MMNNNNRGGGRGIGAGRGAINPNPNFQSRPGYQQPQYVQRGGYSHQQQQFQQATSQPRQYQQQQQWLPRPQISSGNTNGGGDAVVEVEKTVLSDTNSEDWKARLKLPAPDTRYRTEDVTATKGNEFEDYFLKRELLMGIYEKGFERPSPIQEESIPIALTGRDILARAKNGTGKTAAFCIPVLEKIDQDNNVIQAVIIVPTRELALQTSQVCKELGKHLKIQVMVTTGGTSLKDDIMRLYQPVHLLVGTPGRVLDLTKKGVCVLKDCSVLAMDEADKLLSQEFQPSVEHLISFLPQNRQILMFSATFPVTVKYFKDRFLTNPYIINLMDELTLKGITQFYAFVEERQKIHCLNTLFSKLQINQSIIFCNSVNRVELLAKKITELGYSCFYIHAKMLQDHRNRVFHDFRNGACRNLVCTDLFTRGIDIQAVNVVINFDFPKNAETYLHRVGRSGRFGHLGLAVNLITYEDRFNLYRIEQELGTEIKQIPPHIDQAIYCQ